The following are from one region of the Anguilla rostrata isolate EN2019 chromosome 7, ASM1855537v3, whole genome shotgun sequence genome:
- the dusp6 gene encoding dual specificity protein phosphatase 6 — protein MLDKFKPVHFDSVMAISKTVDWLKEQLLARSNSLLVMDCRAHELYESSHVETAINVAIPSLMLRRLKKGNLPVKSLLANGEDREKFARRCKTDTIVLYDEYSREWNENVDGGSVLGLLLRRMKDEGYKAFYLEGGFSKFQTEFPALCETNLDSASSNSSPTAQVLGLGGLRISSDSSDIESDIDRDPNSATDSDGSPLSNPQPSFPVEILPHLYLGCAKDSTNLDVLEEYGIKYILNVTPNLPNLFENAGEFKYKQIPISDHWSQNLSQFFPEAIGFIDEARGQKCGVLVHCLAGISRSVTVTVAYLMQKLNLSMNDAYDIVKMKKSNISPNFNFMGQLLDFERTLGLNSPCDNRMPPTSTQPLYFTTPTNHNVFQLDPLQST, from the exons ATGCTAGATAAGTTCAAACCCGTTCATTTCGATTCCGTAATGGCGATCAGCAAGACAGTGGACTGGCTGAAAGAACAGCTTCTGGCGCGCAGCAACAGCCTGCTAGTGATGGACTGCCGAGCTCACGAGCTGTACGAATCCTCGCATGTTGAGACTGCGATAAACGTGGCCATTCCGAGCCTCATGCTCCGGCGACTGAAGAAAGGCAACCTGCCCGTCAAATCTCTTCTAGCCAACGGGGAGGACAGGGAGAAATTTGCCAGAAGGTGCAAGACGGACACGATCGTGCTTTACGACGAGTATAGTCGGGAGTGGAACGAAAATGTTGACGGGGGCTCGGTGCTGGGATTGCTGCTCAGGCGGATGAAAGACGAAGGTTACAAGGCTTTTTATCTGGAAG GGGGCTTCAGCAAATTTCAGACAGAGTTCCCTGCCCTGTGTGAGACGAATTTGGACAGCGCTTCCAGCAACAGTTCCCCCACGGCGCAAGTCTTGGGGTTAGGGGGACTACGGATAAGTTCCGACTCTTCAGACATTGAATCTGACATCGATCGTGACCCTAACAGCGCAACCGACTCGGACGGAAGTCCACTATCAAATCCTCAGCCTTCCTTCCCGGTGGAGATCTTACCGCATTTATACCTGGGCTGCGCAAAAGACTCCACAAATCTGGACGTTTTGGAAGAATACGGCATCAAGTACATTCTGAACGTCACACCGAACCTGCCCAATCTATTTGAGAATGCTGGGGAGTTTAAGTACAAGCAGATCCCCATCTCCGACCACTGGAGCCAGAATCTCTCTCAGTTCTTCCCCGAAGCTATTGGCTTTATTG ATGAGGCTCGTGGTCAGAAGTGTGGAGTCCTGGTCCACTGTCTGGCCGGCATAAGCCGGTCTGTTACTGTCACCGTGGCCTACCTCATGCAGAAGCTCAACCTCTCCATGAATGATGCCTACGACATTGTCAAGATGAAGAAGTCGAACATCTCCCCCAACTTTAACTTCATGGGCCAGCTCCTGGACTTTGAGCGGACTCTGGGCCTCAACAGTCCATGTGACAACCGCatgccccccacctccacacagcCCCTCTACTTTACCACTCCCACCAACCACAATGTCTTTCagctggaccccctgcagtcaACGTGA